The sequence GGCTCGGTCAAGCGCACCGCCCGCGCCCGCCTGCTGCGCGACGGCGTGCAGATCTGGGAGGGCACGCTGGCCTCGCTCAAGCGCTTCAAGGACGACGCCCGCGAGGTCCAGGCCGGCTACGAGTGCGGCATCGGTCTCGAGGGCTACAACGACGTCAAGATCGGCGACGTGATCGAGCCGTACGAGGTCGTGGAGACGCCCGCAGAGCTGTCATGATCGTCGGCGCCGCCGTCGTGGAGCTCCACGTCCACGGCTCCCAGTCGCTGAAGCAGAAGCGCGGCGTGGTCCGCTCGATCGTGCAGCGCCTGCGCAACCGCTTCAACGTGTCGGTCGCCGAGATCGGCGGCCAGGGCACCTGGCAGGTCGCCGTGCTCGGCATCGTCAGCACCGGCAACGATCGCGGCTACGTGCGCGGGCAGCTCGCGCGGGCGCTGGCCTACGTCGAGGAGCTGCACCTGGCCGAGGTGACGGGCGGCGACGTGGAGCTGCTCGAGCTGTGCTACGAGGGCCGCACGCGCGGCCCCGACGACGAGCTGACCCCCGCGGACTTCGGCGCCGCGCACGCGGACGGGGAGGACGAGGACTAGTGTCCGGTGTCGGACGTTCGCCGTCGAAGTCTCGAGCCGTCGCGGGCGGCTGGGTGTGCACCGAGATCGCGGCTACGGGCCGCTCGCAAGGCGCGCGACCGAGCCATGGCCGTCGCCATGGGGAGGGAGCGCAACG comes from Deltaproteobacteria bacterium and encodes:
- a CDS encoding DUF503 domain-containing protein — protein: MIVGAAVVELHVHGSQSLKQKRGVVRSIVQRLRNRFNVSVAEIGGQGTWQVAVLGIVSTGNDRGYVRGQLARALAYVEELHLAEVTGGDVELLELCYEGRTRGPDDELTPADFGAAHADGEDED